The genome window ATGTTGTGATCCGCCTCGACATCGTTGCGGAACCGCTGCCTGTGGCGATGGACCATGAGCTCGTCCCATCTGAGCGCCCGCCAGAGCCCCAGGGCGATGGCCAGGATCACGACGGCGAAGGGGAAGCCCGCGATGACCGCGGCTGCCTGCAGCGCGTCGAGACCGCCCATGATCAGCAGGACGCAGGCGACGGCACCCTCGCTGATCGCCCAAAAGACACGCTGGATCTTGGGCGGATCGGGATCCCCGCCCGCCGTCAGCATGTCGATCACGAACGATCCCGAATCCGACGACGTGACGAACCACATGATGATCAGGATGATCGCGAAGATCGACATGACGGACGAGAAGGGGAAGTAGGAGAGCAGTTCGAACATGGTCTGGGCGTAGTTGTCGCGCGTCGCCTCGACGAGCGCGGTCTCGCCGTCGAGCGACAACTTGATCGCAGTACCGCCGAAGGCCGTGAACCAGAAGAACATGATGGAGCAGGGGATCAGCATGATGCCCATCAGGAACTCGCGGATCGTGCGGCCGCGGCTGATCCGGGCGATGAAGACGCCGACGAAGGGTGCCCAGCTTACCCACCAGGCCCAGTAGAAGATCGTCCAGCTGTTCTGCCAGGTGCCGCCGCTCCAGCCTTCGGTCCAGGTGCCCAGATCCGCGAGGGAGGCGACGTAGTTGCCGTAATTCTCGACGAAGCTGTCGAAGATGAAGAGCGTCGGTCCGACGATCACCATGAAGGTCAGGAACACGAAGCTGAGGCCGATATTGATGTTCGACAGGCGCTTGATCCCCCCGTCGAGACCGGCCAGCACCGACATCGTCGCGGCGCCGGTGATGAGCGCGATGATGATCACCTGCATGAGGGAGGATTCGGGCAGACCGAACACCCGCGAGAGGCCGGTATTGACCTGGATCGCCCCGAGACCCAGCGAGGTCACGATGCCGAACATCGTCCCGAACACGGCGACGACGTCGACGAAGTCACCCCAGCGTCCGTAGATCCGCTCGCCCAGGAGCGGATAGAGGGAGGACCGGATCGTCAGCGGCAAACCCTGACGGTAGTGGAAATACGCCAGAGCAAGCGCGATGACGGCGTA of Palleronia sp. LCG004 contains these proteins:
- a CDS encoding BCCT family transporter, whose translation is MDEHQNTKIDQSSLWIFPRVNRPVFIGSAILILGFIFFGAIFTETASSVFTGLQNFLATNFGWFLVIEVNLLLIFVIFVALGPFGDIRLGRMDEDPEYPLISWTAMLFSAGIGIGLIYWGVAEPMFHFFSPPMGEAETLASARQAMSLSFMHWGFHAWAIYAVIALALAYFHYRQGLPLTIRSSLYPLLGERIYGRWGDFVDVVAVFGTMFGIVTSLGLGAIQVNTGLSRVFGLPESSLMQVIIIALITGAATMSVLAGLDGGIKRLSNINIGLSFVFLTFMVIVGPTLFIFDSFVENYGNYVASLADLGTWTEGWSGGTWQNSWTIFYWAWWVSWAPFVGVFIARISRGRTIREFLMGIMLIPCSIMFFWFTAFGGTAIKLSLDGETALVEATRDNYAQTMFELLSYFPFSSVMSIFAIILIIMWFVTSSDSGSFVIDMLTAGGDPDPPKIQRVFWAISEGAVACVLLIMGGLDALQAAAVIAGFPFAVVILAIALGLWRALRWDELMVHRHRQRFRNDVEADHNMPNAPHSAALDTVDSEIVSPSPGGEPSPAE